In one Candidatus Ozemobacteraceae bacterium genomic region, the following are encoded:
- a CDS encoding carboxypeptidase-like regulatory domain-containing protein: MKTTINKIVVMALMALIPLLAGCLGSGGFNPVADNSLSDQVNASLTAESDDLVSGQVLGARARPQTLGKSRWSYAEPPFVVVHKVKNGNGGPGSLKVRVLPAASADNIFITLDSMKVKPREGAPRGISIISDEIDLKNPTALAEILAGSQLPNGVYNYMEFRIKSGRVVVGGVSFPLKIPSNRVRFFGSFEIKDNFTTDVSIRFFNKLSLKVKQMGKQKVTEYLLNPIVKISSTLTQKVVAAPDGDVKGVVLDYVKKTPISGVAVSIEGTSFSGLTDANGVFSFVKVPNGTYNVKLSHADYLDKSSSVVVKGGEIADISCEMNPAVIRSSVGNTGWFSQFFPYADANGAYAEMALETPVAIDFVSLAFVKAEMVFDAEFRFGGGARMSAFVSSSQQVQVIKNLGGWWVGNNALLGSALGYFTATQPSTHYTVNVTDFVRANPSAAYFFAARNEAALDIRMQNVQLSIYYR, encoded by the coding sequence ATGAAGACAACTATCAACAAGATCGTAGTGATGGCCTTGATGGCCCTCATTCCTCTGTTGGCCGGGTGTCTGGGGAGCGGGGGATTCAACCCCGTGGCCGACAATTCGCTTTCCGACCAGGTGAACGCCTCGCTTACCGCCGAGTCGGACGACCTTGTTTCCGGTCAGGTGCTTGGCGCGCGCGCACGACCACAGACCCTCGGAAAGAGCCGCTGGTCGTATGCTGAACCGCCGTTTGTCGTCGTTCACAAAGTTAAAAATGGCAATGGCGGCCCCGGCAGTCTGAAAGTTCGTGTTCTCCCCGCCGCGAGTGCGGATAATATCTTTATAACTCTTGATTCCATGAAGGTCAAGCCAAGGGAGGGCGCTCCCAGGGGGATCTCCATCATTTCCGACGAGATAGATCTGAAGAATCCGACCGCCCTCGCCGAGATACTGGCGGGATCCCAACTCCCCAATGGCGTCTATAATTACATGGAATTCCGCATCAAGAGCGGCAGGGTCGTCGTTGGCGGCGTATCGTTCCCCCTCAAGATTCCCAGCAACCGTGTTCGCTTCTTCGGTTCCTTCGAGATCAAGGATAATTTCACCACGGACGTTTCGATCCGCTTCTTCAACAAGCTCTCACTCAAGGTCAAGCAGATGGGCAAGCAGAAGGTCACCGAGTATCTGCTCAACCCGATCGTGAAGATCAGCTCGACCCTGACCCAGAAGGTTGTTGCTGCCCCTGACGGCGACGTGAAGGGGGTGGTTCTCGACTACGTAAAGAAAACCCCCATCTCCGGCGTTGCGGTGAGCATCGAAGGCACCTCGTTCAGCGGGCTCACGGACGCGAACGGCGTGTTTTCCTTCGTGAAGGTTCCGAACGGCACCTACAATGTGAAACTGTCGCACGCCGACTATCTCGATAAATCCTCGTCGGTCGTCGTGAAGGGCGGCGAGATCGCCGACATCAGTTGTGAAATGAACCCGGCCGTCATCCGCAGTTCGGTCGGCAACACCGGCTGGTTCTCCCAGTTCTTCCCCTATGCCGACGCGAATGGCGCCTACGCGGAAATGGCCCTCGAAACTCCGGTTGCCATCGACTTCGTCAGCCTGGCATTCGTGAAGGCGGAAATGGTGTTCGATGCCGAGTTCCGGTTCGGTGGCGGCGCCCGCATGAGCGCCTTCGTCAGTTCGTCGCAGCAGGTTCAGGTGATCAAGAACCTCGGCGGCTGGTGGGTTGGCAACAACGCCCTCCTGGGTTCGGCCCTTGGCTACTTCACCGCGACCCAGCCCTCGACCCACTACACCGTGAACGTCACCGACTTCGTCCGCGCCAACCCTAGCGCCGCCTACTTCTTCGCGGCCCGCAACGAGGCGGCCCTCGATATCCGCATGCAGAACGTCCAGCTCTCGATCTACTATCGCTGA